The nucleotide window GACGGATGCTGATCCCGACTATCCTGTCTGCCATTGTCCTCTCGGTGACCCAGGTGCTCGTCCTGGTGATGCTGGCGCCGCTCATCGTCGGGCTCATCCGCAAGGTGAAGGCTCGGCTCCAATGCAGGCGTGGACCAAGCCTTTTCCAACCCTACGCGGACCTGGCCAAGCTGTTCAGAAAGCAGTCGGTTATTTCGTCGACCACTTCGTGGATCTTCACAGCGACGCCGTACATTGTTTTCGGCTCTACCTTGACAGCTGGCTTGCTGGTGCCGGTCTTCGTCGCTCAGGTTCCCCTGAGCTTTGCGGGCAACATCATCGCGCTCGTCTACTTGTTCGCCCTCGGTACGTTCTTCCTGATCCTGGCCGGGCTCGATGCGGGTTCGGCATTCGGCGGCATGGGCGGCAGTCGTGAGGCCATCGTCGCATCACTGACGGAACCGGCCATGATCTTGTCGATCTTTGCCATCGCCCTGACGGCCGGGTCAACCAACCTCAGCACGATCGTCCACAAGACCGCGCTGCTCGAGGGAGTGGCCACTGATCCGGTGCCACATCTGATGGCGCTCGCGGCGCTGTTCATCGTCACCCTCGCGGAAACGGGCCGTGTTCCCGTCGACAATCCCGCCACCCATCTCGAACTCACTATGATTCACGAAGCCATGATTCTGGAGTACTCAGGCCGGTACCTGGCCCTGCTCGAATGGGCTTCGGCCATCAAACTGTTGGTATTTCTGACGCTCATCGCCAACGTGTTCGCTCCCTGGGGTATCGCCACGGACCCAACGCCCCTGGCGCTCGTGGTCGGGGGCATGGTCTATGTGGCGAAGGTATCGCTCCTGGCGGCACTGATCGGCTTGATCGAGTGTATGTTCGCCAAACTGCGCCTTTTCCGCGTCACCGATCTGCTCGGCGTCGCCTTCATTCTGGCGCTGCTGGGGCTGCTGTTTTTTTACATTTTGCAAGACTGACCATGTCCTGGCTCACGCCTCGTATCGGCGCGCAACTCGTGGATCTCGGATCGGCCATGCTGCTGCTCACGTGCTTTGCGATCGTGGCCCAGCGACGGCTATCCGCCTGCGTGGATCTCTTCGCCCTGCAGTCCGCCTTCCTCGCTATGACCGCGACGCTGGTGGCGTTTCTGACCGGGACACGGCACATCTATATTGCCGCGGCTCTGACGGTGGTCGTTAAGAGCGTCGTCATTCCGCACGTGCTGCGGCGGGTGATCGAGCGCCTGAATGTCACGCGCGAACTCGTCATGAATGTCAATGTTCCGGCAAGCCTGCTGATCTGCGGAGCCCTGGTGATGACTGCCTTCATCATCACGCAACCCATCATTTCGTTCGGCCACCTGCTGACCCGAAACTCACTCGCCATTGCGCTGGCCATCGTACTGATCGGGTTTTTCACGATGATCGCGCGACAGAAGGCCGTCACCCAGTTGATCGCCTTTCTGGTCATGGAAAACGGACTGTTCTTGGGCGCAACCGCGGCGACGTACGGTATGCCCTTGATCGTCGAGTTGGGCGTCTTTTTCGACGTGCTGATCGCGGCGCTGATTGCCGGCATCTATACGAACCGGCTGCAGGATGCGTTCGACAGTGTGGACACCAGCCGTCTCAGCGAGTTGAAGGAATGACGCCCACAATGACGACCATTGCCGTGGCCGTACTGCTGTGCGCGCCGTTCACGGCCGGGTGCTGGAGCCTCCTCATTCGTAGTTCCCAACAACTCCACCTGGTAAATCTCGGCAGTATGGGCCTCCTGGTGGCGGCGGAAATTCTGCTCGCCCGAACGGTCCTGACACAGGGTTCAGTGATGGTATTTGACGAGATGGTCTACATCGACGCCCTCTCGTCGGTGATTCTGTTCATCATCGGCACCGTCGGTCTGGCCTGCTCGCTCTATATGCGGTCGTACATGGATGAACAGGTGGCCAGGGGAACTATTGCGCCCCACCGACTGAACTTGTTTTTTTTCCTGTTTCACATGTTCTTGCTGGCCATGGTGCTCGCCACGGTGGCCAACAGTCTTGGCGTGCAATGGGTGGCGATCGAAGCCACAACGCTGGCGACGACCTTCTTGATCGCGTTCTGGCGCCGGCGCGAGTCGCTCGAGGCTGGGTGGAAGTATCTGATTCTCTGCTCGGTCGGAATTTCGCTGGCCCTGTTCGGCGTCGTCCTCATGTACTATTCGTCTCTCCGCGTGCTCGGCGACGTGAATTCGGCGCTGAACATCACCCAGTTGCAGGCGATCGCCACGCAACTGGATCCGCACATTCTGAAGCTTGCCTTCGTCTTTCTCTTCGTCGGCTACGGGACGAAGGTCGGCCTCGTGCCGATGCACAGTTGGTTGCCTGACGCCTATACGGAAGCCCCGGCGCCGGTCGCCGCCATGCTCGCCGGCGTGTTGGAAACGGTCGCCGTCTATGCCATCCTGCGTAGCAGGGGTATCGTCGATCAGGCCGTCTCGCCAGAATTTTCCGGCAGCCTGCTGGCGCTGTTCGGCCTGGTGTCCTTCGCGATTGCAGCTCTGTTTCTGCTGCTGCAGCACAACTACAAGCGGCTGTTGGCCTATTCCAGCATCGAGCACATGGGTCTGGCGATGGTCGGATTCGGAGTCGGCGGACCGATCGGCGTTTTCGGCGGTTTGTTCCATTTGGTGAATCATGCCTTCGCGAAATCGCTGGCGTTCTTTGCGGCCGGCAATATTCACCGGCGCTACAAGACGGTGGAGATCGGGGAGGTGCAGGGGTTGGCCAGCGTCTTGCCCGGTTCCGCGCTGGCGCTGATGGTCGCGGGGCTCGCCTTGGCGGCGCTACCGCCCTTTGCGCTCTTTGCCAGCGAAATGCAGATCGTCACCGCGCTGGGCACCTCGGGTTTCCCGGGCGGGTGGGGGGCTCAGGGAGTGGGCGGCTCCGTCCTGCTCTTGCTGCTGTGCGGCCTCGTGGCGTTTGCCGGCTTTCTCTACCGCATTACCGGCATGGTCTGGGGGCCTGCGCCTCAAACCGTGGTGCAGGGAGAACCTTGGTCGGCCGGACATCTCTCGCTTCTCTTCCTAAGCCTTCTTCTCGCCGGATTGGGCTGGGTCTTGCCTCCGCCCTTGCACCAGTTGCTTGAAACGGCCTCCACCTTGTTGGTCGGCCGATAGCATGAGGAGGACGCGATGTCGGATGATGCATTGATTGATGAGCAGCTTCGCGCGGCCTTCCCGACGTTGCCGCCAGCGTCGTCATCCCGCGCGGGCGTGATCCAGTATCGTGTGGCTCCTGCTCAATTGCTCGCTCTCGCAAGCTGCTTGCACCGCAAGCTACAAGGCCGATTGGCGCTGCTGTTCGCCCTCGACGGCAGACCGATCGCGGACCGATACGAGATTCAGTACCTCTTCGGGCTGGGATCGCGCGGGCCCTGGGTATTGCTGACGCTGGAGCGGACGGGGGGTGATCGGCTCTTTCCATCGATCACACCGTCTGTCCATGCGGCGCAGTGGTACGAACGAGAAGTTCGGGACCAGTATGGATTGATTCCGCACGGCCATCCGGATCTGCGCCGTTTGGTCCGGCACGAACACTGGCCGAAGGGAACACATCCGCTCAAGAAGGACTTTTCCTGGGACCGGGAGCTGGAACGGCAACCGGGTGAGTATCGGTTTCGTCACGTGGAAGGAGAGGGCGTATTTGAAGTCCCGGTCGGCCCGATCCATGCCGGTATTATTGAGCCCGGGCACTTTCGCTTCTCCGTAGCCGGCGAACCGATCATGCAGCTGGAGGTGCGTCATTTCTGGAAGCACCGAGGCATCGAAAAACTGTTCGAGCAACAGCCGCTCGCGGCCGCGCTGCCGCTTTCCGAACGGATCTCCGGCGACACTACGGTCGGCCACGGTCTCGCGTACTGCCAGGCTATCGAGACGGTGATGCACATGACGGTGCCGCGGCGAGCCCGCTATCTGCGCTCCCTGTTTCTGGAGCTGGAACGACTTCACAACCATCTTGGGGATGTGGGGGCGATCTGTAACGATACGGCCTATGTGCTGGCCCATGCGCATTGCGCGCGGATGAAGGAACAGCTCATGCAGCTCAACGATCGTCTGACCGGCTCGCGATTCTTGCGCGGAGCCCTCTGTCTGGGAGGGGTTGTTCACGATCTCGCCCCCCGGAGAATGGAAGAGGTGGTGGACGAGTTGAATCGGATTGAGCAGGACTTCTCAGAACTCGAGGCCATCATTCTTGCGAACGCCTCCTTGACCGACCGGCTCGAAACCACAGGGGTACTTGCGGAACGGATCGCCTGGGACCATGGGGTCATCGGGGTGGTTGGGCGGGCATCGGGACTCGACCAGGATGTGCGGCGTGACCGTCCCTTTGCGGCTTACGACGAATTGCCGGTGAAGGTGACGCTCTACCGGTACGGCGATGTCCGCGCCCGTCTGCGGGTGCGTATCGACGAGATTCACGAATCCGTACGCCTCATCCGTGAGATCGCTCGGCTGATTCCACCCGGAGGGCTCGTCGCTGAATCGAGCGATCTTCCGACGGTAGGAGACTGGGCCGTCTCAGCTGTCGAAGGCTGGCGCGGCGAAATTCTCTGTTTCGTCATGGCGGGGGAGCAGGGTCGGATCCATCGTTGCAAGGTGCGCGATCCCTCCTTTGTGAACTGGCCGGCTATTCAGTGGGCTGTAACGGGAAATATACTTCCCGATTTCCCGCTCATCAATAAGAGCTTCAATCTCTCGTACGCCGGGAATGATCTCTAGCCGGAGGTGCACATGTTCCGCATTCTTAAGAAAAGCCTGAAGACAGGAATCGTG belongs to Nitrospira sp. and includes:
- a CDS encoding hydrogenase 4 subunit F is translated as MTTIAVAVLLCAPFTAGCWSLLIRSSQQLHLVNLGSMGLLVAAEILLARTVLTQGSVMVFDEMVYIDALSSVILFIIGTVGLACSLYMRSYMDEQVARGTIAPHRLNLFFFLFHMFLLAMVLATVANSLGVQWVAIEATTLATTFLIAFWRRRESLEAGWKYLILCSVGISLALFGVVLMYYSSLRVLGDVNSALNITQLQAIATQLDPHILKLAFVFLFVGYGTKVGLVPMHSWLPDAYTEAPAPVAAMLAGVLETVAVYAILRSRGIVDQAVSPEFSGSLLALFGLVSFAIAALFLLLQHNYKRLLAYSSIEHMGLAMVGFGVGGPIGVFGGLFHLVNHAFAKSLAFFAAGNIHRRYKTVEIGEVQGLASVLPGSALALMVAGLALAALPPFALFASEMQIVTALGTSGFPGGWGAQGVGGSVLLLLLCGLVAFAGFLYRITGMVWGPAPQTVVQGEPWSAGHLSLLFLSLLLAGLGWVLPPPLHQLLETASTLLVGR
- a CDS encoding hydrogenase, whose translation is MSWLTPRIGAQLVDLGSAMLLLTCFAIVAQRRLSACVDLFALQSAFLAMTATLVAFLTGTRHIYIAAALTVVVKSVVIPHVLRRVIERLNVTRELVMNVNVPASLLICGALVMTAFIITQPIISFGHLLTRNSLAIALAIVLIGFFTMIARQKAVTQLIAFLVMENGLFLGATAATYGMPLIVELGVFFDVLIAALIAGIYTNRLQDAFDSVDTSRLSELKE
- a CDS encoding NADH-quinone oxidoreductase subunit H, whose amino-acid sequence is MLIPTILSAIVLSVTQVLVLVMLAPLIVGLIRKVKARLQCRRGPSLFQPYADLAKLFRKQSVISSTTSWIFTATPYIVFGSTLTAGLLVPVFVAQVPLSFAGNIIALVYLFALGTFFLILAGLDAGSAFGGMGGSREAIVASLTEPAMILSIFAIALTAGSTNLSTIVHKTALLEGVATDPVPHLMALAALFIVTLAETGRVPVDNPATHLELTMIHEAMILEYSGRYLALLEWASAIKLLVFLTLIANVFAPWGIATDPTPLALVVGGMVYVAKVSLLAALIGLIECMFAKLRLFRVTDLLGVAFILALLGLLFFYILQD
- a CDS encoding NADH-quinone oxidoreductase subunit C, whose product is MSDDALIDEQLRAAFPTLPPASSSRAGVIQYRVAPAQLLALASCLHRKLQGRLALLFALDGRPIADRYEIQYLFGLGSRGPWVLLTLERTGGDRLFPSITPSVHAAQWYEREVRDQYGLIPHGHPDLRRLVRHEHWPKGTHPLKKDFSWDRELERQPGEYRFRHVEGEGVFEVPVGPIHAGIIEPGHFRFSVAGEPIMQLEVRHFWKHRGIEKLFEQQPLAAALPLSERISGDTTVGHGLAYCQAIETVMHMTVPRRARYLRSLFLELERLHNHLGDVGAICNDTAYVLAHAHCARMKEQLMQLNDRLTGSRFLRGALCLGGVVHDLAPRRMEEVVDELNRIEQDFSELEAIILANASLTDRLETTGVLAERIAWDHGVIGVVGRASGLDQDVRRDRPFAAYDELPVKVTLYRYGDVRARLRVRIDEIHESVRLIREIARLIPPGGLVAESSDLPTVGDWAVSAVEGWRGEILCFVMAGEQGRIHRCKVRDPSFVNWPAIQWAVTGNILPDFPLINKSFNLSYAGNDL